Proteins encoded by one window of Thermococcus sp. Bubb.Bath:
- the eif1A gene encoding translation initiation factor eIF-1A, with the protein MAYHKRGGNRNKKKGSGRGGNTGGEEIIRVPLPREGQVFGIIEQALGSGWMDVRCSDGKIRRCRIPGKLKRRMWMRVGDVVIVQPWDVQSDERGDIVYRYTRTQVDWLLRRGKISRDFISGGEALF; encoded by the coding sequence ATGGCTTACCACAAGCGTGGTGGAAACCGTAACAAGAAGAAAGGAAGTGGGAGGGGAGGGAACACTGGAGGCGAGGAGATAATCCGCGTCCCACTCCCCCGGGAAGGCCAGGTGTTTGGAATAATCGAGCAGGCCCTCGGTTCCGGCTGGATGGATGTCCGCTGTTCGGACGGAAAGATCAGGAGATGCAGAATCCCCGGAAAGCTCAAGAGAAGGATGTGGATGCGCGTTGGCGACGTTGTCATAGTCCAACCTTGGGATGTTCAGAGCGACGAGCGCGGGGATATTGTCTACAGATACACCAGAACCCAGGTCGACTGGCTCCTCAGAAGGGGCAAGATAAGCAGGGACTTCATAAGCGGCGGCGAAGCCCTCTTCTGA
- a CDS encoding HAD family hydrolase, with translation MVVYLFDFDGTLVDSTQAVERALRLAIEKTMPAVIESDLYDEYYQALFLFIKGKLTYRHLGVIHELVAQGTIHEYYRLMPEFIQDFPNARRVVRSLRKRGRKVISFSGQHTYPGGKVIFMRKTGWYDEFDSVVTFKTTRDMLQKFENIRDLHPDEPIAWVDDSPGRFTYVMDDNTLLIQKASPYKHDVALLFERENFIKIKNLRELLEIDDGLAELEG, from the coding sequence ATGGTTGTGTACCTCTTTGACTTCGATGGAACGCTCGTTGACAGCACCCAGGCCGTTGAAAGGGCCCTGCGTTTGGCGATAGAGAAGACGATGCCCGCGGTCATTGAGAGCGACCTCTACGATGAGTACTATCAGGCACTCTTTCTCTTCATCAAGGGGAAGCTCACCTATCGTCACCTTGGAGTCATACATGAGCTCGTGGCCCAGGGGACGATCCACGAGTACTACCGCCTGATGCCGGAGTTCATTCAGGACTTTCCCAACGCGCGGAGGGTCGTCCGAAGCCTTAGGAAACGGGGGAGGAAGGTCATCAGCTTCTCCGGACAGCACACCTATCCTGGGGGAAAGGTTATCTTCATGCGGAAAACGGGCTGGTACGACGAATTTGACTCCGTTGTAACCTTCAAAACGACCAGAGACATGCTGCAGAAGTTCGAGAACATACGCGACCTCCACCCTGACGAGCCGATAGCCTGGGTCGACGACAGTCCTGGTCGGTTTACCTACGTCATGGACGACAACACGCTCCTCATTCAGAAGGCCTCGCCCTACAAGCACGACGTTGCACTGCTCTTCGAGAGGGAGAACTTCATTAAGATAAAGAACCTGCGGGAGCTTCTTGAAATCGACGACGGCCTTGCCGAGCTGGAAGGTTGA
- a CDS encoding serine protein kinase RIO — MREDVIEREIEGMLGLQERREKDSELYKIANEVFDRTTRETLAYLHKRDKIGALSGVISTGKEANVFAGVDGEGKRIAVKVYRTYTTEFRRMWEYLASDPRVGYLPKDMRKLVFVWTRREFKNLQRAMKYAVRIPEPEVFRNNVLVMEFIGDDSPAPRLKDVERELEGRDFEELYNTLMSVIERLWKRGEMVHGDLSEYNVLLHDDPVVIDWSQATVKRNRMSLELLRRDIRNVVNYFARKGVRTYDPDEKFRELAGI, encoded by the coding sequence ATGCGGGAGGACGTCATCGAGCGAGAAATAGAGGGCATGCTGGGTCTCCAGGAACGACGGGAGAAGGACAGTGAGCTCTACAAGATAGCCAACGAGGTCTTTGACAGAACGACCAGGGAGACGCTGGCTTACCTCCACAAGAGGGACAAAATTGGAGCCCTCAGCGGCGTTATCAGCACAGGAAAAGAGGCCAACGTCTTCGCGGGCGTGGACGGAGAGGGGAAAAGGATAGCTGTGAAGGTTTACAGGACTTACACCACCGAGTTCCGGAGGATGTGGGAGTACCTGGCATCGGACCCGAGGGTCGGCTACCTCCCGAAGGACATGAGAAAGCTCGTCTTCGTCTGGACGAGAAGGGAGTTCAAGAACCTCCAGAGGGCAATGAAATACGCAGTTAGGATCCCGGAGCCGGAAGTTTTCCGAAACAACGTCCTGGTCATGGAGTTCATAGGTGACGATTCACCAGCTCCCCGCCTGAAGGACGTCGAGAGAGAACTCGAAGGAAGGGACTTTGAAGAGCTGTACAACACGCTCATGTCGGTTATAGAGCGCCTCTGGAAGAGGGGGGAGATGGTCCACGGGGATTTGAGCGAGTACAACGTGCTGCTCCATGATGACCCCGTTGTAATAGACTGGTCCCAGGCAACCGTTAAGAGGAACCGCATGAGTCTGGAACTCCTCAGAAGGGACATACGGAACGTTGTGAACTACTTCGCGAGAAAGGGAGTGAGAACCTACGACCCTGATGAGAAGTTCAGGGAACTGGCCGGGATTTAG
- a CDS encoding saccharopine dehydrogenase family protein yields the protein MKVLVLGAGNIGKAVAWDLRDDFEVHIADISREKLAEVSEFAVPLELDASNFEKLVNVMKGFDLIVGTLPGNMGYNAARAAIEAGVDMVDVSFMPQNPLELRDQAENAGVTVIFDAGFAPGLSHVLMGRIWGEIDTLEAGRIYVGGLPKVPKSPLYYRITWSPRDLIEEYVRPARVIRGGELTSMDPLGETQKVTIGDFEFEAFPSDGLRSLLESVRAETLEEWTLRWPGHLERMRVLKELGFFKEENVDFTLKVITPLMTYESPDFSIMRVEGLGLLNGERTRMAYTVYDEERGGFTSMSRLTGFTAASVVRLVAEGSCIHDVIPPEILGMRIDTFRRIIQDLRDRGVEITEETGNAPSDTG from the coding sequence ATGAAGGTTCTTGTTCTCGGTGCTGGAAACATCGGGAAGGCAGTTGCGTGGGATTTGAGGGATGATTTTGAGGTCCATATAGCGGATATAAGCCGGGAGAAACTGGCGGAGGTCTCGGAGTTCGCGGTTCCGCTGGAGTTGGACGCGTCGAACTTTGAAAAGCTCGTCAATGTCATGAAGGGCTTCGATCTCATAGTCGGAACTCTTCCAGGTAATATGGGATACAATGCGGCCCGGGCGGCCATCGAGGCGGGAGTGGATATGGTGGACGTGTCATTCATGCCGCAGAACCCTCTTGAGCTCAGGGATCAGGCCGAGAATGCAGGAGTAACAGTTATATTTGACGCCGGCTTTGCACCGGGTCTCAGCCACGTTTTGATGGGCAGGATCTGGGGTGAGATAGACACACTCGAAGCAGGCCGCATCTACGTCGGGGGTCTACCGAAGGTTCCCAAATCTCCACTTTATTACAGAATTACATGGTCACCTAGAGATTTAATTGAAGAATACGTCCGGCCGGCGAGGGTGATAAGGGGTGGGGAGCTCACCTCCATGGATCCGCTTGGGGAAACCCAGAAGGTTACGATAGGGGATTTTGAGTTTGAGGCGTTTCCGAGTGACGGCCTCAGGAGCCTCCTTGAGAGTGTGAGGGCGGAAACTCTAGAAGAGTGGACCCTCAGATGGCCGGGGCACCTGGAGAGGATGAGGGTTCTGAAGGAGCTCGGCTTCTTCAAGGAGGAGAACGTCGACTTCACCCTGAAGGTGATAACACCCCTGATGACCTACGAGAGCCCCGACTTCTCGATAATGCGCGTGGAAGGCCTCGGTCTGCTCAACGGTGAGAGAACGAGGATGGCTTACACTGTATACGATGAGGAGAGGGGTGGGTTCACCTCAATGTCAAGGCTGACGGGTTTTACGGCTGCTTCTGTTGTGAGGCTTGTTGCCGAGGGCAGCTGCATTCACGACGTTATCCCGCCGGAGATACTCGGAATGCGCATAGACACGTTCAGGAGGATAATCCAGGACCTGAGGGACAGGGGAGTTGAAATAACGGAGGAGACCGGGAATGCTCCATCTGATACTGGCTGA
- a CDS encoding KH domain-containing protein codes for MDEFERLLKKYERVDKDGAREREEKGISYVSNGEQEEFVRIPKERTAVLIGKKGSTKAEIERRTGTKIEVDSETGEVFISSTEKTEDPLAVWKARDIVTAIGRGFSPQRAFRLLNEGETLEVVNLTDVIIGNDKNALPRIRGRIIGRKGRTREIIEEMSGAEVSVYGKTVAIIGNPIQVEMAKTAVEKLARGSPHGVVYKYLERRKKDLELESTAYYETIEGKAPDTKENLEDDDFWED; via the coding sequence ATGGACGAGTTCGAGAGGTTACTCAAGAAGTACGAACGCGTTGATAAGGACGGTGCCAGAGAGAGGGAAGAGAAGGGCATAAGCTATGTCTCAAACGGTGAACAGGAGGAGTTCGTCAGGATACCCAAGGAGAGAACGGCCGTCCTAATCGGAAAGAAGGGAAGTACCAAGGCGGAGATAGAGAGGAGAACGGGGACTAAAATTGAGGTGGACAGCGAGACGGGGGAGGTCTTCATAAGCTCCACGGAAAAGACCGAAGACCCCCTGGCCGTATGGAAGGCAAGAGACATTGTGACTGCGATAGGTAGGGGTTTCTCACCGCAGAGGGCGTTCCGCCTGCTGAACGAGGGTGAGACCCTTGAAGTTGTGAACCTGACCGATGTAATCATAGGAAACGACAAGAACGCCCTGCCCCGCATCAGAGGAAGAATTATAGGGAGAAAAGGTAGGACGAGGGAGATTATAGAGGAGATGAGCGGGGCGGAGGTAAGCGTCTACGGAAAGACCGTCGCGATAATCGGCAATCCGATTCAGGTAGAGATGGCCAAAACCGCGGTTGAAAAGCTCGCCAGGGGCTCCCCCCATGGAGTTGTGTACAAATACCTTGAAAGGCGGAAGAAAGATCTTGAACTTGAGAGCACCGCATACTACGAGACAATCGAGGGGAAGGCCCCTGATACCAAAGAAAACCTTGAAGACGACGACTTTTGGGAGGATTGA
- a CDS encoding 16S rRNA methyltransferase, with translation MLHLILAESELELVPQRIAGHPAIQSHAWRRRKKPMGMLLDATYHHAAIKGLPEAERRGRPDIIHISLLNALESILNREGHLRIYVHTRNDEVITVKPETRIPRNYNRFVGLMEKLFVEGSVPKKLGLLRMEKKTLNELLKELAPDAIFVMHEGGRLVRGRELGEILAEIENPAVIIGGFPHGDFRRLPPGELVSIYREPLMAWTVVNEVIVNLEAAIESNRKPFLVQS, from the coding sequence ATGCTCCATCTGATACTGGCTGAATCCGAGCTCGAACTGGTTCCCCAAAGGATTGCGGGTCACCCGGCCATCCAGAGCCACGCCTGGAGGAGGAGAAAGAAGCCCATGGGGATGCTGCTCGATGCAACTTACCATCACGCCGCTATAAAGGGGCTTCCAGAGGCTGAGCGTCGCGGGAGACCTGATATAATCCACATCTCCCTCCTGAACGCCCTGGAGAGCATCCTCAATAGGGAGGGTCACCTCCGGATTTACGTTCACACGAGAAACGACGAGGTGATAACTGTAAAGCCAGAGACTAGGATACCCCGGAACTACAACAGGTTCGTTGGACTGATGGAGAAGCTGTTCGTTGAGGGGAGCGTTCCAAAGAAGCTGGGCCTTCTCAGGATGGAAAAAAAGACACTGAATGAGCTGCTGAAGGAGTTAGCCCCAGATGCGATCTTCGTCATGCACGAGGGCGGAAGACTAGTCCGGGGGCGCGAACTTGGGGAAATACTGGCGGAGATTGAGAACCCCGCGGTCATCATCGGAGGATTTCCCCACGGGGACTTTAGGAGGCTTCCACCTGGAGAGCTGGTGAGCATCTACCGGGAACCCCTGATGGCCTGGACGGTTGTTAACGAGGTGATAGTTAACCTTGAGGCGGCCATAGAATCCAATCGAAAGCCTTTTCTAGTTCAAAGTTGA